The Candidatus Limnocylindrales bacterium genome includes the window CCCAGGTGCGGCGGGTTCAAGAGCTCCGGAAGCGTCGAGATAATGAAGCGGTTAAATCGGCTCTAACCCGTTTAAAACAGGTCGCCCAGGGAACCGATAACCTCATGCCTGCAATCCTGGATGCGGTTAAATGCTATACCACCCTGGGAGAGATCTCCCATGCTTTACGGGAAGTGTTTGGAGAGTATCACGAATCGATTGTATTTTAAGGGGAATATTGTCTATGGCCCGAGGTCCAGGGTTGATAGGACCTCCCATGGACCACGGATCATAGACCACAGACCATTAAACAGAGTTTTACCCTTCGCGTTCTCGATTCAGATGCCCATCAACGGTTGGATACCTTCCTTGCCCACCGGTCCGATGTATCTTTATCCCGATCCCAGGCTGCAAAACTTATTAAACAGGAGCGGGTTCGGGTGAACGGCCGTCCGGTAAAGCCCAGTTACGAAGTGCAGGTAGGAGATTGGATTGAGGTAGATCTGCCGGAACCGGAACCGCTGGAACTCGTTCCCGAAGAAATCCCTTTAGATATTCTCTATGAAGATGAAGCCCTTATCGTTTTGAACAAACCGGCGGGCCTGGTGGTGCATCCGGCACCTGGACACCCAAAAGGAACCCTTGTCCATGCCTTACTGGCCCATTGCCAGAATCTTTCGGGGATCGGAGGGGTCCAAAGACCCGGTATTGTCCATCGACTGGATCGAGATACTTCCGGAGTTATGCTGATAGCTAAAACTGATCAGGCCCATCAAAGCCTTTCTACCCAACTGAAGAATCGGGAGATCATCAAGGAATATCTGGCCGTTGTTCATGGAATTTTTAAAGATAAAAAAGGGACTCTTTCCACAGTGATCGGACGGCATACCCATGATCGTAAGAAAATGTCCGTCTTTACCCGGCAGGGTCGTCCGGCCGTTACTTCCTATGAAGTGATTGAAGAATTTCCCAATTATTCGCTGGTGAAAATCCAGATCCACACCGGACGTACCCATCAAATCCGGGTCCATATGAAATATCTGAACCATCCTGTGGTAGGAGATCCTTTGTATGGAAGAGGTGCTAAAGATCAGGCCCTTATCCAGCGCCAGGCCCTCCATGCAAAACGTATCACTTTTAAACATCCGGTAACCGATCACCCCCTGGAGTTTGTGGCACCCCTACCGCAAGATATGAAAAATCTCCTTGAAAAGCTGCGAGCCTCATATGGAACTCAATCTCATTAAATTTAGAGTCGGTGGAGTAGATTTTGGAATTTCCGTTGAGGAAGTCCAGGAGGTTATCTTCTATCCTAAACTGCGCCCATTACCAAGACCTCTACCCCCTGTTAAAGGGGTCTTCGAATTTCGCAATAGCCTGATCCTTCTCGTGGATCTACGGAAAAGATTGGGATTAGACTTTACCGGTTTAACACGCAATACCCGGGTGATTGTAGCCAGATTAACCCAGGGACTTACGGGAATACTCGTGGAATCCCTCTCAGACTTCAAACGTATATCAACAGAGTCTCTCCTCCCTCCCATTCCTTTGGCCGGATTCGGTGAAGACCTTTTGAAGGGAATTTATTTACAGGACGATGAGATGATCCTGCTTCCCGATTTTAATAAGATTCTATTTTCATTTATCCGGATCCAGTTGTCACCTCCCAGCCTCTTCGATCGGATAGCCCTTCGACATAAATTTAATAAAGGTCCGTTAACTTCGATCCTGGAAGAAATTTATACCCACCGGCAGATACCTTTTTCGACGACGCAGGCCAAGATACTTGCCAGATCCCTGGATCTGCCTGTTACCCAACTTTGTAAAATAACCTCCTTCTATCAGCGGTTTCATCCTATCTCCCCTCCCATTGAGTCCCTTGAAAGCCCGAGAATAGCCCAATTTGGGGATCAGGAATATCTCCAGCTTTCTCAACGTTTAGAAGAAGAGGAAAGAAAAGGAAAATTAAACCTTCTGGAGATAGAATCCCATAAGGAATCCCAAGATCTTATGGAGAGATGGGATAGTTTCCTGGATAGAAATCCCTTTGACTTACCAAAGCCGGGCCCTAAGCAAGAAGCAAGGAACAAGACGCGAAGTTTTCTTGCTTCCCACCTCTTACCCCTGGTCACGGATTCTGGGAAGCAAATCCCTTTAACCCGATATAGAGATTTGGCCCGGAGACTGGATCTACCTACCCCCCAACTTGCGCATTTTATCTCCTTCTATAAAGGAAGTAGGGACAGGAAAATGAGCAAAGAGGATAAAGGGGAGGCCGCTGAGGTTAAATCGAAACCTGAGCTTTCTGTTAAGACCCTTTCGGAAGATCTTTTATCCGATAAGAACCAACCCTTACCGGAGGTACTTTATACCATTCTGGACCGACAAGGCTCTATCACCCCTGAAGATATTCGATTTATCAGTCGGGTTCGAAACCTTCCTGCCACGCAAGTCTACAAACTGGTTTCCTTTTTGTACGGGACGGAGGTCATTTTGAAAACAGAAAACTTGACAAGGAACCCGCAGGCAGTAGATAATGCCGGCTATAAATAAAAGGAAGATATTTCTCAAAAGTTCAGGTATTCTGAAAGCAGATTTTAAAATTTTGGGGTGAAAGACATCCGGGGAGCGAGGGAAATTTATTTCCGGTTCTGAATAAGATAAAAAAGGAATCAGGATCTCTGACCCTGGATGAGGCTAAACATGTGGCTTCTTTACAAGATATTTCCCATGTCCGGCTTCATAAGCTTCTCATAGTTTATAACGTAAGCGTCCCTATGGAACGTTGAACGTTAGATGAACGGTCATTACGCTGATTGTGAAAACCCTTACCGATAAATGTTGTTCAAAATGCTGGGACAGTGAACTCCAACGCTGTCCGGTTTTTACAGAGTGCCAACCTCAACGGCCTTTGTCCCACTGTCATACAGATGAGGCTTGTATTCGTCAGCGTGAGGAGGTTGTCACCCGACTCCGGTATGGAGCCGGAACTTTGATTCGGGTTGGAGTGGGCACTTGCGGTCAACAGGCAGGAGCTTCTTCGGTATTGGGAGCTATTTTCATAGAACTTCAACGACGAAATCTTTCCCATGTAAGCCTTTCGATAACGGGATGTCTGGGAAATTGCTTCCAGGAAGTTGTGGTTTCCATTTCTCATCCTAAATACCCCACCGTTCTTTACACCCAGGTAAGTGAAGACAGGGTTCCGTATTTGATTTCCGAGCACATCGAAAAAAAGCGTATTGCCCGGGATTTGGTTTTAGCTCAACTGGAGGAGCCCGGGAAAAAGCCTTTAGGTCATGTTCCGGTCTTCAAAAATCTAGATTTTTTCCGAAAGCAGATCTGGCGCGTCTCAGAACGTTGTGGGCATATGGATCCTGAAAGCCTGGACGACTTTTTGTTGCATGGAGGTTTTCTAGGTCTTTCTAAAACCATCAGAGAAGCTAAGCCGCCGGACCTGTTGAAATTGCTTAAAGAATCTAAGTTAAAGGGTCGTGGGGGGTCTGGAGAAGATGTGGCCGATAAATGGGCCCGCGTGGCTGCTGCAGATGGAGAGGAAAAATATATCATCTGTAATGCCCATGAAGGAGATCCGGCCTCCTTTAAGGATCGAAGGTTACTGGAAAGTGATCCCCTGGGGGTCATAGAGGCTATGACCCTGGCCGGATATACCGTTGGAGCCGGAAAAGGGATTATCTTTCTGAACCCCAGGTATGAACTGGCTAAAAAACGCTTAGAACTGGCCCTTACGAAGGCACGGGCCTTTAATTACCTGGGGAAAGAAATTCTCGGCTCGAACTTTTCTTTTGATATCGAGATTCGATTATCCCCAGGAGATTACCTGTCGGGAGAGGAAACTTCTTTGGTTACTTTCCTGGAAGGTAAAGCCGGGGTTAGAAGGGTCCCACCTCCCTTAACCAGCCAGGGTCTGTGGAATCTTCCTACGTTGATCCACAACGTAGAAACCCTCTTGAACATACCCCTTTTGGTGGTCAAAGGGGTTGATTGGTTTCGTGAACAGGGTACCGGGAACAGTCCGGGAACTCGATGCTGGACCTTATCCGGATGCCTTCAACGGAGGGGGATCGTAGAAGCTCCCGTCGGTATTTCGATTCAAGATCTGCTGGATATGGGGGGTGGGGCCCTGCCCGGGAAGAAAATTAAAGCCGTTCATGTGGGGGGATATGTGGGAGGTTATCTGCCGGAGAGTCTGTTTCAGACTCCTTTAGACGACGTGTCCCTGAAAAAATCAGGTATTAGCTTGGGAATCGGATCTCTGGTAGCCCTGGAGGAAACCACGTGTATGGTTCATAAGACCTGGCAAGACGCTCTTTTTACGGCTAAAGAAGAGTGTGGTCAGTGTACCCCGGGGCGGGAAGGCTCTTATCAGATATCTCGATTTCTGGAGAAAATCTGCCGGGGAAGAGGAGTCCGAAGTGATCTTCAGAAGCTCAAAGAAATTGCTTTCTATATGCGGGAGGCTTCCATGTGCGCTTATGGGCGCTTTTCCCCTGGACTTATATCCAGCTCTCTGGAGTATTTCCACTCTGAGTATGAGGAGCATTTGCAGAAGCACTGCCCGGCAGGGGTTTGTTTTAAATAAGAGGGGAAAATGGATCTCATTTCGATTCTTATCGATAACCGGGAAATTCAGATTCCCAGAGGAATTACGGTTTTAGAAGCGGCTGAATCCCTGGATATTAAAATTCCTGCACTATGTGTTTCCCCAGGCTGGGGAACGTCCGGTTTTTGTCGAAGTTGCGTGGTAGAGGTGGAAGGAGAGGATTACCTTCCCATAGCCTGTAGTCTGCCCGTTCAAGAAGGGATGGTTATCAAAACGAACTCCCCCAGAGTACTTGAATCCCGTAGATTAACGGTGGAATTGCTCCTTGCCCGCCATACCATGGATTGTGCTGTCTGTTATCGAAATGGCAGGTGTTCTCTCCAAGATCTGGCAAATACCTACGGAATCAAGGAATCTCGATTTCTTACCCGAGAGAAACCCCTGGAAATCGATGATAAAAGTCCGGCCATTGTGCATAATCCCAACCGCTGTATTCTATGTGGTTTATGTGTTCAGGCCTGTTGCGATATCCAAACCGTTTCGGTGATTGATTTTGCCCATCGAGGATTCGACCGGGTCGTGGAACCGGCCTTCGGACAGAGTCTTAATGAGGTGGAATGTGTTGCCTGTGGGCAGTGCATCCAGATCTGTCCGGTAGAATCTTTCTATGAAAAAAGCGAGATCGATAAAGTAAGGGAAGCCCTGAGAGATCCCCATAAAGAGGTTGTGGCGTTTTTATCTCCTTCGGTGCCGCTCTCTATCGGAGAAGAGTTTGGAATCGAGCCCGGAAAGTCTCTCTCCGGAGAAGTTATAAAGGCCTTGAAAATGGCCGGTTTTAAGAAGGTTTTTGATACCGCTCTGGGGGCCGATTTGGTAATCATGGAAGAAGCTTATGAGCTGTTAACCCGCTGGAATTCGGGTAAAAGTCTCCCTCTGATAACCTCCTGTAGTCCGGAGTGGGTCAAGTTCGTCGAGCACTTTTATCCGGAACTCTTACCTCATCTCTGTCCTACCAAAT containing:
- a CDS encoding NADH-ubiquinone oxidoreductase-F iron-sulfur binding region domain-containing protein, translating into MKTLTDKCCSKCWDSELQRCPVFTECQPQRPLSHCHTDEACIRQREEVVTRLRYGAGTLIRVGVGTCGQQAGASSVLGAIFIELQRRNLSHVSLSITGCLGNCFQEVVVSISHPKYPTVLYTQVSEDRVPYLISEHIEKKRIARDLVLAQLEEPGKKPLGHVPVFKNLDFFRKQIWRVSERCGHMDPESLDDFLLHGGFLGLSKTIREAKPPDLLKLLKESKLKGRGGSGEDVADKWARVAAADGEEKYIICNAHEGDPASFKDRRLLESDPLGVIEAMTLAGYTVGAGKGIIFLNPRYELAKKRLELALTKARAFNYLGKEILGSNFSFDIEIRLSPGDYLSGEETSLVTFLEGKAGVRRVPPPLTSQGLWNLPTLIHNVETLLNIPLLVVKGVDWFREQGTGNSPGTRCWTLSGCLQRRGIVEAPVGISIQDLLDMGGGALPGKKIKAVHVGGYVGGYLPESLFQTPLDDVSLKKSGISLGIGSLVALEETTCMVHKTWQDALFTAKEECGQCTPGREGSYQISRFLEKICRGRGVRSDLQKLKEIAFYMREASMCAYGRFSPGLISSSLEYFHSEYEEHLQKHCPAGVCFK
- a CDS encoding chemotaxis protein CheW, yielding MELNLIKFRVGGVDFGISVEEVQEVIFYPKLRPLPRPLPPVKGVFEFRNSLILLVDLRKRLGLDFTGLTRNTRVIVARLTQGLTGILVESLSDFKRISTESLLPPIPLAGFGEDLLKGIYLQDDEMILLPDFNKILFSFIRIQLSPPSLFDRIALRHKFNKGPLTSILEEIYTHRQIPFSTTQAKILARSLDLPVTQLCKITSFYQRFHPISPPIESLESPRIAQFGDQEYLQLSQRLEEEERKGKLNLLEIESHKESQDLMERWDSFLDRNPFDLPKPGPKQEARNKTRSFLASHLLPLVTDSGKQIPLTRYRDLARRLDLPTPQLAHFISFYKGSRDRKMSKEDKGEAAEVKSKPELSVKTLSEDLLSDKNQPLPEVLYTILDRQGSITPEDIRFISRVRNLPATQVYKLVSFLYGTEVILKTENLTRNPQAVDNAGYK
- a CDS encoding RluA family pseudouridine synthase — its product is MDTFLAHRSDVSLSRSQAAKLIKQERVRVNGRPVKPSYEVQVGDWIEVDLPEPEPLELVPEEIPLDILYEDEALIVLNKPAGLVVHPAPGHPKGTLVHALLAHCQNLSGIGGVQRPGIVHRLDRDTSGVMLIAKTDQAHQSLSTQLKNREIIKEYLAVVHGIFKDKKGTLSTVIGRHTHDRKKMSVFTRQGRPAVTSYEVIEEFPNYSLVKIQIHTGRTHQIRVHMKYLNHPVVGDPLYGRGAKDQALIQRQALHAKRITFKHPVTDHPLEFVAPLPQDMKNLLEKLRASYGTQSH
- a CDS encoding [FeFe] hydrogenase, group A: MDLISILIDNREIQIPRGITVLEAAESLDIKIPALCVSPGWGTSGFCRSCVVEVEGEDYLPIACSLPVQEGMVIKTNSPRVLESRRLTVELLLARHTMDCAVCYRNGRCSLQDLANTYGIKESRFLTREKPLEIDDKSPAIVHNPNRCILCGLCVQACCDIQTVSVIDFAHRGFDRVVEPAFGQSLNEVECVACGQCIQICPVESFYEKSEIDKVREALRDPHKEVVAFLSPSVPLSIGEEFGIEPGKSLSGEVIKALKMAGFKKVFDTALGADLVIMEEAYELLTRWNSGKSLPLITSCSPEWVKFVEHFYPELLPHLCPTKSPQQIMGTLAKTYFAEITKIDLKNLFTVSITPCTAEKFERTRPELNIQGFPDIDACLTVKEVARLIRMTLGNPFPDIGSEEFDQPFEVSSGAGVIFGVAGGVMEGVLRTLYELKVGKKLKSVAFENIREEVRTSYSGGLREVEVQVGNETLQVAVVHGLGNARRILEALRSGKSRYHFIEVKGCPNGCAQGGGQPIPATLEIIQARERGLYLEDEKRKIRKAHENPRIKELYEKFFKKPASPTARKFLHTEFTPREHHL